DNA from Ignavibacteria bacterium:
CGGTACACCGATACTCGGGATGCATCTTTATACATGGGCATTCATATTTTTTATGATAACAATATTCATAATCGCTGTGGTGATATTATTCGGAAAGCAATTTGAAACTTCATCAGATAGCTTAACTGATAAATCAACAGAACCTTCAGGCAGCAAGCTCGAAGGTTTTGCTATGTTTGCTTTTTATGTGGTGTTTATTTTAGCGGCAGCTAATGTGGTAACTTCATTTCTTGAGTGCGGATTAGGACCTTGCCCCGATAATCCCGTAAACTATATGTATTGAGTTATTATAAGAATGGGATTCCCGCTTTCGCGGGAATGACTTCCATTCTTATTTTATAACTTAACTACTCGTCTTTTACATCTTTCAATAATTCTTTTGCATACTTGACGTTTTCCGGCATAACCTGAAATTCAACGGGACCCGTTACGGGATTAAATCCTGTTCCTATAACTCCCAGTCCGAATAAATTTTCAACATCTTCTCCCTTTATCAGGTATTTTATATTTGCTTCATCTAAAATAGATTTAACCACAGAAATAACCGCTTCATTTCCGGATGAAAAAACTGTTACTGCGTTTTGATGGTCAAGTTTATCTTGCTCTGTTGTCATGCTGTTTGTAATGTATGATTTTTAATTTTAAATGCCATTGCTATAGATACAACACCAATATTCTGAACATTCTCCCGTTTGTATCCTTAACTGCAAACGCACCGAAGAAAATAAACACGCCCGATATCAGCGCGTAACATCCGAATACGAGCACAAGTGATACAAGCATCATCCTCGGAGTTATGAATGCAAGCAGACCGAATATTATTGCAATGAAACCTCTAAGGGCAATTGCCCACCAGTGTTTTTGTAACTCTTCCAAAGTTTTCTCCTTTGTTTTGGTTTTGTACTCCTCTTTCTAAATGAGGGGGTTATTAATATTTATATGTCCTGATTTTCATTGATTGCCAGATGGAAATTATTCCCATAATTAATAGAAATAAACCAATCAAGCGGACTATTCCGAAGCTTCCCATTGTAAAGTCAGCCCAGATTAATATTCCAAGCAAAATTGTAATGATACCGTTTAATATTCCGAGAAATTCATTTTGAATAACCTGTCTTATTAATATCGACGCGAATATCTGAACCAACCCGCCGACAACAAACAATGCTGCAAGCAAAGTTACAATTACATCTGCAGATGCCTGTGTGTTTAATAAAATCAACAAACCGAAAACCATATACACCGCGCCTTCGAGAACTTTCAGAAAATTATCTTCGAAACCGCCGCGAAGTCCCATAACAATCATACTTACCCCGACAAGAAGAAGCACACAACTGAGAAAAACCATCAATGAGTTAATCACAAATTGTGGAGTGAATATTGCAATCAAACCGAGAATTACAATGAGAAATCCTCTCAACATAAACAGAGGAGAATAACTTTGAATGTGTTTTGACATTATTGTTTTGTTAATTATTAAAAATTATAAAAACTATATTGTTGCAATTACTTTTAACTCAATTGCTATGGGTGTCGGTAGAGCATTTATCTCTATTGTGGTTCTGCACGGCTGATTGTCCTTGAAGTACTCAGCATACAGCTTGTTAAAGATAGGAAAATCTTTTTTCATATTAGTTAGAAAAACAATTACATCAATAATGTTGTCCCAGCTTGACCCGCTGTCTTCAAGAATGTATCTCACATTCTTAAAAACCGAGTGACACTGTGTTTCAATATCATAATCCAAAATCTCTCCCGCTTCCGTGAGTGTTACTCCGGGAATTTCTTTCTTCCCTTTTTCTCTCGGACCAACTCCCGAAAGAAAAAGCAAATTGCCCACTCTTCTCGCATGAGGGTAAAGCCCCACCGCCTCCGGTGCCCGTGATGAATTTAATAATTCTTTTTCTGCCATAAATTTATTTTAATAAAATCATTTTTCTTGTTTGAGAAAACCCTTGTCCTGAACTTGTTTCGGGGTTTACCTTCAAAGTATAAAAATAAACTCCGCTTGGTAATGCAGAAGCATCCCATCCTATATTGTATTCACCGGGATTTAATTCTTTGTTTAACAAAACAGCAACTTCTTTTCCTGTAATATCATACACCAATAGTTTTACAAATCCGAAACGTGGAATATTAAATTCAATATTCGTTGATGGATTAAACGGATTCGGATAATTCTGTTTTAATTCATAAGCTGATATAACTTCGTTATGATTTTCATTTATAAAAGTTAATCCTCCGTTTGTGGTTTTGAGTATGTTTCCCCAGTCACCGACTATAAATCCTGTTTGTTCGTTAACAAAATCAACCGAAAATAAATAATTATTTGTAACAAACATCTGGGTCCAGTTAACTCCTCCGTTTGTAGTTTTTGCAATCAAACCATAGCTCGAACTATTCGAAGTACCTACACCTATTCCTTTCATTTCATTTTCAAAATACACATCATAAAATACCCAACCTGTTTGTGAAGATATCTGAGACCAGTTAAGTCCATTATTAGTTGTTTTAAATACCTGACCCCCGCCCCGAACCGCATATCCTGTATTTAAGTTTACGAAACATAAACCTTTTGCTCCAAATGTATTATTTATACTCCAGCTTATCCCGCCATTTGTTGTTCTCATGAAACTACCATCCTCAATAGAAAACCCAGTATTCTCATTCTGAAAATATATTTTGTTTAAATCTCCGGCAATAGGACTTGTTATGGCTATCCAATTATTTCCCTCATTAGTAGTTTTAAGAATTGGATTGTTATTTCCGCAAATGTATCCCGTTGATTGATTTAAAAAATAAATATCAATCAGCATTCTATCCGAACCTGATGTTTGAGTAAACCAATTTTCTCCTGAATTAGTAGTCTTCAGAATTAAGCCGGTATCTCCTGCTATATATCCTGTCTGTGAGTTTGTAAAAAATACGGATTGTAATTTTCTATTTGTGTTAGATGTTTTTTGTATCCAATTGTTTCCTGAGTTAGTAGTTTTCCATATTTCACCTGACCACCCGACTGAAAATCCTAAATCCTGATTGATAAAAAAGACATCTGTCTGCCGGGTTCTTCTGCCGCTTTGAAGAAAATAACTGCTTCCCGAATTAGTTGATTTTATAATCGTTCCTCCGCCACCCACTGCGTAAACTATATTCTGGTTTGCATATACTCCAAAAAAAATATTAGGTCTGGAGTATGGAAAAGTAAATGTCGA
Protein-coding regions in this window:
- a CDS encoding DUF2007 domain-containing protein, producing the protein MTTEQDKLDHQNAVTVFSSGNEAVISVVKSILDEANIKYLIKGEDVENLFGLGVIGTGFNPVTGPVEFQVMPENVKYAKELLKDVKDE
- a CDS encoding DUF308 domain-containing protein, coding for MEELQKHWWAIALRGFIAIIFGLLAFITPRMMLVSLVLVFGCYALISGVFIFFGAFAVKDTNGRMFRILVLYL
- a CDS encoding DUF308 domain-containing protein; translated protein: MSKHIQSYSPLFMLRGFLIVILGLIAIFTPQFVINSLMVFLSCVLLLVGVSMIVMGLRGGFEDNFLKVLEGAVYMVFGLLILLNTQASADVIVTLLAALFVVGGLVQIFASILIRQVIQNEFLGILNGIITILLGILIWADFTMGSFGIVRLIGLFLLIMGIISIWQSMKIRTYKY
- a CDS encoding RidA family protein, with protein sequence MAEKELLNSSRAPEAVGLYPHARRVGNLLFLSGVGPREKGKKEIPGVTLTEAGEILDYDIETQCHSVFKNVRYILEDSGSSWDNIIDVIVFLTNMKKDFPIFNKLYAEYFKDNQPCRTTIEINALPTPIAIELKVIATI
- a CDS encoding YCF48-related protein yields the protein MKNLLIILFLTLTHNLNAQTQWSWQTPQPNGNMLRSARFYNQQTGYICGFSGTVLKTTNAGTNWFNLNTNAAFWMNSLYVFDSLNVICCGDTGRILKTTDGGINWKTIISGAGILLYGIDFVNENTGYVCGAGGVIFKTTNKGENWTNLNSTTGARLNAIDFANSNTGYCGGAGIMLKTTNGGNNWFNTNVTFSFPFAMIQSISLLDSNNIYATIVLDSKLIYSSNGGTNWNYYDTQLPQVYNGIDMPNSISFLNVQTGYLASDFGKVCKTTNGGLNWVQDSTFTFPYSRPNIFFGVYANQNIVYAVGGGGTIIKSTNSGSSYFLQSGRRTRQTDVFFINQDLGFSVGWSGEIWKTTNSGNNWIQKTSNTNRKLQSVFFTNSQTGYIAGDTGLILKTTNSGENWFTQTSGSDRMLIDIYFLNQSTGYICGNNNPILKTTNEGNNWIAITSPIAGDLNKIYFQNENTGFSIEDGSFMRTTNGGISWSINNTFGAKGLCFVNLNTGYAVRGGGQVFKTTNNGLNWSQISSQTGWVFYDVYFENEMKGIGVGTSNSSSYGLIAKTTNGGVNWTQMFVTNNYLFSVDFVNEQTGFIVGDWGNILKTTNGGLTFINENHNEVISAYELKQNYPNPFNPSTNIEFNIPRFGFVKLLVYDITGKEVAVLLNKELNPGEYNIGWDASALPSGVYFYTLKVNPETSSGQGFSQTRKMILLK